The Malus sylvestris chromosome 12, drMalSylv7.2, whole genome shotgun sequence genome contains a region encoding:
- the LOC126591919 gene encoding short-chain dehydrogenase TIC 32 B, chloroplastic-like isoform X1, giving the protein MDFFALVTGKRGPSGFGSASTAVQVTEGVDASNLTAIVTGGAGGIGLETARVLALRGAHVIIAARNLEAASEAKQLILKDNHTARIDVLKLDLSSIKSVRSFVNSFNALDLPLNLLINNAGVMFCPFQLSEDGIEMHFATNHLGHFLLTNLLLEKMKTTAKTTGVEGRIVNLSSLAHAGTYKGGIRFDKINDPDSYSTINAYGQSKLANLLHANELSRRLQEEGLSITVNSVHPGLIMTPLMRHNPLLMKAFKMFTFCMWKNVPQGAATTSYVALHPQLKGVTGKYYADCNETEPSKDAGDENLAKRLWDFSNKLIDGASEI; this is encoded by the exons ATGGATTTCTTTGCATTGGTGACGGGAAAACGAGGGCCAAGTGGGTTTGGATCAGCTTCCACTGCTGTGCAGGTTACTGAAGGAGTTGATGCATCCAACCTTACCGCCATTGTTACTG GAGGAGCTGGTGGGATTGGGTTAGAGACTGCAAGGGTGTTGGCACTCCGCGGAGCTCATGTCATCATCGCCGCCAGAAACCTTGAGGCTGCAAGTGAAGCCAAACAGCTTATTCTTAAAGACAATCATACAGCTCGAATCGATGTTCTGAAACTTGACCTCAGCTCTATCAAGTCTGTTAGATCATTTGTCAACAGCTTCAACGCTCTCGATCTTCCTCTCAACCTCTTAAT AAACAATGCTGGTGTTATGTTCTGCCCCTTCCAGCTTTCAGAAGATGGAATAGAGATGCACTTTGCAACCAATCATCTTG GTCATTTTCTGTTAACGAACCTTCTCCTCGAGAAAATGAAGACTACTGCTAAAACTACTGGTGTGGAAGGCAGAATTGTGAATCTATCATCTCTTGCTCATGCAGGCACTTATAAAGGCGGGATTCGATTCGACAAAATCAATGATCCAGATAG TTACTCCACGATAAATGCATACGGGCAATCGAAATTAGCAAACTTATTGCATGCCAATGAGCTTTCTCGTCGATTGCAG GAAGAAGGTTTGAGCATTACAGTCAACTCTGTCCACCCAGGATTGATCATGACACCTCTCATGAGACATAATCCTCTTTTGATGA AGGCTTTTAAGATGTTCACCTTCTGCATGTGGAAGAATGTACCTCAG ggAGCAGCCACAACATCGTATGTAGCTCTGCACCCGCAGTTGAAAGGTGTGACCGGAAAATACTATGCCGACTGCAATGAGACGGAACCCAGCAAAGATGCCGGTGATGAAAACTTGGCCAAAAGGCTTTGGGACTTCAGCAACAAGTTGATTGATGGAGCTTCCGAAATCTGA
- the LOC126591919 gene encoding short-chain dehydrogenase TIC 32 B, chloroplastic-like isoform X2: protein MDFFALVTGKRGPSGFGSASTAVQVTEGVDASNLTAIVTGGAGGIGLETARVLALRGAHVIIAARNLEAASEAKQLILKDNHTARIDVLKLDLSSIKNNAGVMFCPFQLSEDGIEMHFATNHLGHFLLTNLLLEKMKTTAKTTGVEGRIVNLSSLAHAGTYKGGIRFDKINDPDSYSTINAYGQSKLANLLHANELSRRLQEEGLSITVNSVHPGLIMTPLMRHNPLLMKAFKMFTFCMWKNVPQGAATTSYVALHPQLKGVTGKYYADCNETEPSKDAGDENLAKRLWDFSNKLIDGASEI, encoded by the exons ATGGATTTCTTTGCATTGGTGACGGGAAAACGAGGGCCAAGTGGGTTTGGATCAGCTTCCACTGCTGTGCAGGTTACTGAAGGAGTTGATGCATCCAACCTTACCGCCATTGTTACTG GAGGAGCTGGTGGGATTGGGTTAGAGACTGCAAGGGTGTTGGCACTCCGCGGAGCTCATGTCATCATCGCCGCCAGAAACCTTGAGGCTGCAAGTGAAGCCAAACAGCTTATTCTTAAAGACAATCATACAGCTCGAATCGATGTTCTGAAACTTGACCTCAGCTCTATCAA AAACAATGCTGGTGTTATGTTCTGCCCCTTCCAGCTTTCAGAAGATGGAATAGAGATGCACTTTGCAACCAATCATCTTG GTCATTTTCTGTTAACGAACCTTCTCCTCGAGAAAATGAAGACTACTGCTAAAACTACTGGTGTGGAAGGCAGAATTGTGAATCTATCATCTCTTGCTCATGCAGGCACTTATAAAGGCGGGATTCGATTCGACAAAATCAATGATCCAGATAG TTACTCCACGATAAATGCATACGGGCAATCGAAATTAGCAAACTTATTGCATGCCAATGAGCTTTCTCGTCGATTGCAG GAAGAAGGTTTGAGCATTACAGTCAACTCTGTCCACCCAGGATTGATCATGACACCTCTCATGAGACATAATCCTCTTTTGATGA AGGCTTTTAAGATGTTCACCTTCTGCATGTGGAAGAATGTACCTCAG ggAGCAGCCACAACATCGTATGTAGCTCTGCACCCGCAGTTGAAAGGTGTGACCGGAAAATACTATGCCGACTGCAATGAGACGGAACCCAGCAAAGATGCCGGTGATGAAAACTTGGCCAAAAGGCTTTGGGACTTCAGCAACAAGTTGATTGATGGAGCTTCCGAAATCTGA